The following are encoded together in the Candidatus Krumholzibacteriia bacterium genome:
- a CDS encoding DUF1028 domain-containing protein — protein MQRRLLVLLVPVLMLLSPVPGGSATVERPMHTYSIVARDSVTGAFGVAVQSHWFSVGARVAWAEAGVGAVATQSFTEVSYGPLGLDLMRAGKTAPQALAALLAADPQREVRQVAMVDAQGNVAAHTGKNCIAAFGDHPGAQYSVQANLMLKDTVWDAMATAYETTKGDLAERLLAALEAAQREGGDIRGRQSAAIVIVPGETAGRPWAERTMDLRVEDSTEPLVELRRLIGVHRAYERMNAGDDLMAVGDMPGAMKAYGDAARLLPDNPEIRYWAAITMITSGQEKEGIAYLKDVFAADPNWVEVTRRLVPAGLLPDDPALMQRILAVAPKEFLYDAR, from the coding sequence ATGCAGCGCCGTCTACTTGTTCTTCTCGTCCCGGTCCTCATGCTGTTGTCGCCCGTCCCGGGCGGGTCCGCCACCGTCGAGCGGCCCATGCATACGTATTCGATTGTCGCGCGCGACTCGGTGACCGGCGCGTTCGGCGTGGCGGTGCAGTCGCACTGGTTCTCGGTGGGCGCGCGGGTGGCGTGGGCCGAGGCCGGTGTGGGTGCGGTGGCCACGCAGTCTTTCACGGAGGTGTCCTACGGCCCGCTGGGTCTGGACCTGATGCGCGCCGGAAAGACCGCCCCGCAGGCGCTCGCCGCACTGCTCGCCGCCGACCCGCAGCGCGAGGTGAGACAGGTGGCCATGGTGGACGCGCAGGGTAATGTTGCCGCGCACACGGGAAAGAACTGTATCGCCGCATTCGGCGATCACCCGGGCGCGCAGTACTCGGTGCAGGCGAACCTCATGTTGAAGGACACGGTGTGGGACGCGATGGCAACGGCCTATGAAACCACGAAGGGCGACCTGGCCGAGCGCCTGCTCGCCGCGCTGGAGGCCGCGCAGCGCGAGGGCGGAGACATCCGTGGCCGGCAGTCGGCCGCCATCGTCATCGTGCCGGGGGAAACGGCGGGGCGGCCGTGGGCGGAGCGCACCATGGACCTGCGCGTGGAGGACAGCACCGAGCCGCTGGTGGAACTGCGCCGCCTCATCGGGGTGCACCGCGCCTACGAGCGCATGAACGCGGGCGACGACCTGATGGCGGTGGGCGACATGCCGGGCGCCATGAAGGCCTACGGCGACGCCGCGCGCCTGCTGCCCGACAACCCGGAGATCCGCTACTGGGCGGCGATCACCATGATCACGTCGGGTCAGGAGAAGGAGGGGATCGCGTATCTCAAGGACGTCTTTGCCGCGGACCCGAACTGGGTGGAGGTGACGCGGCGCCTGGTGCCGGCCGGCCTGCTCCCCGACGACCCGGCCTTGATGCAGCGCATCCTGGCGGTTGCGCCCAAGGAGTTCCTCTACGACGCGCGCTGA